A single genomic interval of Gammaproteobacteria bacterium harbors:
- the rng gene encoding ribonuclease G, with protein sequence MSEEILINVTPRETRVALLDNGVVQELYIERLQRRGLVGNIYKGKVSRVLPGMQAAFIDAGLERTAFLHAADVLKSAYEDHNSEPAAPPDVRALLHEGQELLVQVLKDPLGTKGARLTTRISIPSRYLVFMPEGTGIGLSNRIEEDTERNRLRDLVQTFAESKRGGYIVRTAAEGAPAEALRADMLYLEKLWQTVAARAADTPAGQLVHADLPLSVRILRDLFGSVVEQVRVDSADAYARMREFATMFVPEMAPRIQLYDGARPIFDLYGIEDEIRKALERKVTLKSGGHLVIDQTEAMTTVDVNTGAYVGHRNLEDTILKTNLEAAQAIARQLRLRNLGGIIIIDFIDMTDSDHRQQVLQALHQALARDRAKNQVSEVSALGLVQMTRKRTRESLQHVLCMPCPVCQGRGALRTPETVCYDIFREILRVTRQFEVRELRVLAAQEVVGRLLDEESTGLAELEAQIGKPIRLQAETLYSQEQFDVVPL encoded by the coding sequence ATGAGCGAAGAGATTCTGATCAACGTCACGCCACGCGAAACGCGCGTCGCGCTGCTGGACAATGGCGTGGTGCAGGAGCTGTACATCGAGCGCCTGCAGCGGCGCGGGCTGGTCGGCAACATATATAAGGGCAAGGTGTCGCGTGTGCTGCCCGGAATGCAGGCGGCCTTCATTGACGCCGGCCTGGAACGCACCGCATTCCTGCACGCCGCCGATGTCCTCAAATCCGCCTACGAGGATCACAACAGCGAGCCGGCCGCGCCGCCCGACGTGCGTGCGCTGCTGCACGAAGGCCAGGAGCTGCTGGTGCAGGTGCTCAAGGATCCGCTCGGCACCAAGGGCGCAAGGCTTACCACGCGCATCAGTATTCCTTCGCGCTACCTGGTGTTCATGCCCGAAGGCACCGGTATCGGGCTGTCAAACCGCATCGAGGAGGATACGGAGCGCAACCGCCTGCGTGATCTGGTGCAGACCTTTGCCGAGAGCAAGCGCGGCGGCTACATCGTGCGCACCGCGGCCGAGGGCGCACCCGCGGAAGCGCTGCGCGCCGACATGCTGTATCTGGAGAAATTGTGGCAGACCGTGGCAGCGCGTGCCGCCGATACGCCGGCGGGCCAGCTGGTACACGCCGATCTGCCGCTGTCCGTGCGCATCCTGCGGGACTTGTTCGGCAGCGTGGTCGAGCAGGTGCGCGTGGATTCGGCAGATGCGTACGCACGCATGCGCGAATTTGCCACCATGTTCGTACCGGAGATGGCGCCGCGCATTCAACTGTACGACGGTGCGCGTCCGATCTTCGATCTGTACGGCATCGAAGATGAAATCCGCAAGGCCCTGGAACGCAAGGTCACACTCAAATCCGGCGGTCATCTCGTCATTGACCAGACTGAAGCCATGACCACCGTGGACGTGAACACCGGCGCCTATGTCGGTCACCGCAATCTCGAGGACACCATCCTCAAGACCAACCTCGAAGCCGCGCAGGCGATTGCCCGGCAATTGCGGCTGCGCAACCTTGGCGGCATCATCATCATTGATTTCATCGACATGACCGATTCCGACCACCGCCAGCAGGTACTGCAGGCGCTGCACCAAGCGCTTGCCAGGGATCGCGCCAAGAACCAGGTGAGCGAAGTGTCGGCGCTCGGGCTAGTGCAGATGACGCGCAAGCGCACGCGCGAAAGCCTCCAGCATGTGCTGTGCATGCCCTGCCCGGTGTGTCAGGGGCGCGGCGCACTGCGCACGCCGGAAACCGTGTGTTACGACATCTTCCGCGAAATCCTGCGCGTCACGCGCCAGTTCGAAGTGCGCGAACTGCGGGTGCTCGCCGCGCAGGAAGTCGTGGGCCGGCTGCTCGACGAGGAATCCACCGGTCTCGCGGAACTCGAGGCGCAGATCGGCAAGCCCATCCGCCTGCAGGCGGAAACGCTTTACAGCCAGGAACAATTCGACGTGGTACCGTTGTGA
- a CDS encoding Maf family protein translates to MIPVSIYLASQSPRRAELLRQLGLRFEVLDVSVDETPQVGEAVEACVTRLARAKVEAARRRLGPGSSPPILGADTAVALDQAIFGKPRDRNEALEMLARLSGRSHRVLSAVAVWGADALHTALSVSQVTFRAISAAEAAAYWETGEPKGKAGGYAIQGRGAVFVERLEGSYSSVMGLPLYETAQLLRAAGLRIL, encoded by the coding sequence TTGATCCCTGTATCTATATATCTTGCTTCCCAATCCCCGCGGCGTGCGGAGTTGCTGCGCCAGTTGGGGCTGCGATTCGAGGTGCTCGATGTCAGCGTGGATGAAACACCCCAAGTCGGCGAAGCGGTCGAAGCCTGCGTCACACGCTTGGCACGCGCCAAGGTCGAGGCGGCGCGCAGACGGCTGGGTCCTGGGTCGTCACCTCCGATCCTGGGCGCGGATACCGCCGTGGCCCTCGATCAGGCGATTTTCGGCAAGCCCCGCGATCGAAATGAGGCTTTGGAGATGCTCGCGCGCCTGTCCGGCCGCAGTCATCGGGTATTATCGGCGGTGGCGGTATGGGGCGCGGATGCGTTGCACACCGCCCTGAGCGTCAGCCAGGTCACTTTCCGCGCCATCAGCGCGGCCGAGGCAGCCGCTTACTGGGAAACGGGCGAGCCCAAAGGCAAGGCCGGCGGCTATGCCATCCAGGGACGCGGCGCGGTGTTTGTCGAACGCCTCGAAGGCAGTTATTCCTCTGTCATGGGACTGCCGCTGTATGAGACCGCGCAGCTGTTGCGCGCAGCGGGTCTGCGAATTCTGTAA
- the rlmH gene encoding 23S rRNA (pseudouridine(1915)-N(3))-methyltransferase RlmH gives MRIHLLAAGTRQPAWINAGYGEFAKRMPPECALRLHEIPLSTARKGHDVARAIGDEGRKMLAALPRDAGIVALDVAGRSFTSEAFARQLGRWLQDGRDLALMIGGPDGLSPECLARAELKWSLSPLTLPHGLVRVLVAEQLYRAWTILKSHPYHRA, from the coding sequence ATGCGCATCCATCTGCTGGCCGCGGGCACGCGTCAGCCGGCGTGGATCAATGCCGGGTACGGGGAATTTGCCAAGCGCATGCCGCCGGAGTGCGCGCTGCGCCTGCATGAGATTCCACTGAGCACGGCCCGCAAAGGCCATGACGTGGCGCGCGCCATCGGTGACGAGGGCCGCAAAATGCTGGCCGCATTGCCGCGCGACGCCGGCATCGTGGCGCTGGATGTGGCCGGCCGCAGTTTCACCAGTGAAGCGTTCGCGCGCCAACTCGGCCGCTGGCTGCAGGATGGGCGCGATCTGGCGCTGATGATCGGCGGACCGGACGGTCTTTCGCCGGAGTGCCTGGCGCGCGCGGAGCTGAAGTGGTCGCTGTCGCCGTTGACGCTGCCGCACGGACTGGTGCGCGTGCTGGTGGCCGAGCAACTGTACCGCGCCTGGACGATTCTGAAAAGCCATCCTTACCATCGGGCATGA
- the rsfS gene encoding ribosome silencing factor gives MQPDALRNLVTTALQDMKGVDIRALDVRGLTALTDFMVIASGTSDRHVKSLARNVQDEARRAGVKPMGVEGEAEGEWVLVDLRDVVVHVMRPQVRDFYNLEKLWSIGPEAEQTPPARTASRERG, from the coding sequence ATGCAGCCCGACGCATTACGTAATCTCGTCACCACCGCGTTGCAGGACATGAAAGGCGTGGACATCCGCGCGCTGGATGTGCGCGGCCTGACCGCGCTCACGGACTTCATGGTGATCGCGAGCGGCACTTCGGACCGGCACGTGAAATCGCTGGCGCGCAACGTGCAGGACGAAGCACGCCGCGCGGGCGTCAAACCCATGGGCGTCGAGGGCGAAGCGGAAGGCGAGTGGGTGCTGGTGGACCTGCGCGACGTGGTGGTGCACGTGATGCGCCCGCAGGTGCGGGATTTCTACAATCTGGAAAAGCTCTGGAGCATCGGGCCCGAAGCGGAACAAACTCCGCCGGCGCGCACCGCGTCCCGCGAGCGCGGCTGA
- the nadD gene encoding nicotinate-nucleotide adenylyltransferase — protein sequence MRKIGIFGGSFDPVHFGHLRPAFEILQTLALDEIRLVPAGKSPLRDPPVAPAALRLQMLQAAVHDAAHFIVDERELRRPGPSYTVDTLTELRQEFPQAQLALIVGMDAFLGFTEWHEWRSLFKYAHIIVAHRPGWELPGGSALTELLCERRVDSAAGLWTEAAGRVLLQPVTQLEISSTRIRAAISAGGDPLYLVPEPVRDLILNSHCYTQAVVH from the coding sequence ATGCGCAAAATCGGAATCTTCGGCGGCAGCTTCGACCCGGTGCATTTCGGGCATCTGCGGCCGGCGTTCGAGATCCTGCAAACGCTGGCGCTGGATGAAATCCGTTTGGTGCCGGCGGGCAAGTCGCCGCTCCGCGATCCTCCGGTGGCGCCGGCGGCCCTGCGGCTGCAGATGCTGCAGGCCGCGGTGCATGATGCCGCGCATTTCATTGTGGACGAGCGCGAATTACGCCGCCCCGGACCGTCCTACACGGTGGACACACTCACCGAACTGCGGCAGGAGTTTCCGCAGGCACAGCTGGCGCTGATCGTCGGCATGGATGCGTTCCTGGGTTTCACCGAGTGGCACGAGTGGCGCAGCCTGTTCAAATATGCACACATAATCGTCGCACACCGGCCCGGATGGGAACTTCCGGGCGGCAGCGCGCTGACTGAACTGCTGTGCGAGCGGCGCGTGGATTCCGCCGCCGGGTTGTGGACCGAGGCCGCGGGGCGGGTGCTGCTGCAGCCGGTGACGCAACTCGAGATTTCCTCGACCCGCATCCGCGCGGCGATTAGCGCCGGCGGCGACCCGCTGTATTTGGTGCCGGAGCCGGTACGCGATTTGATCCTTAATTCCCATTGTTATACCCAAGCCGTGGTGCACTGA
- the holA gene encoding DNA polymerase III subunit delta, with protein sequence MKLSPDRLDSHLRTTLAPVYLIAGDEPLQREEAADSVRAAARARGYTDREVFFAERGFDWNQLARAAASLSLFASKRILELRLPTGKPGDDGAEALSAYAEAPAPDTVLIVISARLERGGGRWGAALERAGVLLQVWPVEARALPAWIERRMRACGLQATPEAAAFIAARVEGNLLAAVQEIEKLRLLQGEGAVDIAAAEAAVADSARYDAFKLVDAALAGDGARVAHILDGLRQEGTEPPVILGALNYTLRDLATKAWQIEAGTPAAQVLSAGWPQRRPLIERAIKRGRASDWQHLLQRAARVDRVVKGQAPGRVWDELLALSEGLAGLRLPARA encoded by the coding sequence TTGAAACTCAGTCCGGACAGACTGGATTCGCACCTGCGCACCACGCTCGCGCCGGTGTACCTGATCGCGGGCGATGAGCCCCTGCAGCGTGAGGAAGCGGCGGACAGTGTGCGCGCCGCGGCGCGTGCGCGCGGATACACAGATCGCGAGGTGTTTTTCGCCGAGCGCGGCTTCGACTGGAACCAGCTCGCGCGTGCCGCCGCGAGTTTGTCGCTGTTCGCCTCCAAACGCATCCTGGAATTGCGTCTGCCGACCGGCAAACCCGGCGATGACGGCGCCGAGGCGCTTAGTGCTTATGCCGAAGCGCCCGCGCCCGATACCGTGTTGATCGTGATCAGCGCCAGGCTGGAACGCGGCGGCGGCCGCTGGGGCGCGGCGCTGGAGCGCGCCGGCGTGCTGCTGCAGGTGTGGCCGGTGGAGGCGCGGGCCTTGCCGGCCTGGATCGAGCGCCGCATGCGCGCGTGCGGTTTGCAGGCGACGCCCGAAGCCGCGGCGTTTATTGCCGCGCGCGTGGAAGGCAATCTGCTCGCCGCCGTGCAGGAAATCGAAAAACTCCGGCTGCTGCAGGGCGAGGGTGCGGTGGACATCGCAGCGGCCGAAGCCGCGGTCGCGGACAGCGCGCGTTACGACGCCTTCAAGCTCGTGGATGCGGCGCTTGCCGGAGACGGCGCGCGTGTCGCGCACATACTCGATGGGCTGCGTCAGGAAGGCACCGAACCACCGGTGATCCTGGGAGCGCTGAATTACACGCTGCGCGATTTGGCGACCAAAGCCTGGCAAATCGAAGCCGGTACACCGGCTGCACAGGTCCTGTCAGCCGGATGGCCGCAGCGCCGCCCGCTGATCGAGCGCGCAATCAAGCGCGGGCGGGCAAGCGATTGGCAACACTTGCTGCAACGTGCGGCGCGCGTCGACCGTGTCGTCAAAGGTCAGGCGCCGGGGCGCGTGTGGGACGAGCTGCTGGCCCTGTCGGAAGGTCTGGCGGGCTTGCGGCTACCGGCCCGGGCCTAG
- the lptE gene encoding LPS assembly lipoprotein LptE: MRYVPHPACVLAFAVVLLAGCGFHLRQPAHLPTAMQRTYISDASGTIELVRQLRRSLITPATQVTDDATTATATLNILSARQFQRVLSVSNVGQPLEYQVAYQVQFSLTDAHGKTLIEPQTLTLTRNYAYDIANTLGDTEQANVLYKSMEDNMAQLIMFRLQALGRSAGSH, translated from the coding sequence ATGCGATACGTGCCTCATCCAGCCTGCGTGTTGGCGTTCGCGGTGGTATTACTGGCCGGCTGTGGATTTCACTTGCGCCAGCCCGCGCATCTGCCCACCGCCATGCAACGTACCTATATAAGTGATGCCAGCGGCACCATCGAACTGGTGCGCCAGTTGCGCCGCAGCCTGATCACTCCCGCCACCCAGGTAACCGACGATGCCACCACCGCCACGGCCACGCTCAATATCCTCAGCGCCCGGCAGTTTCAACGCGTACTGTCGGTGAGCAACGTTGGCCAGCCGCTGGAGTATCAAGTGGCCTATCAGGTGCAGTTTTCCTTGACGGATGCTCACGGCAAAACCCTGATTGAGCCCCAGACCCTGACCCTGACGCGCAACTATGCCTACGACATCGCCAATACGCTGGGAGATACCGAGCAGGCGAACGTGCTCTACAAATCCATGGAGGACAACATGGCGCAATTGATCATGTTCCGTCTGCAGGCCCTGGGCCGTTCCGCAGGCAGCCATTGA
- the leuS gene encoding leucine--tRNA ligase: MQLQYQPQEIESNARRIWQEGGLFDAAERGDGGKYYCLCMLPYPSGRLHMGHVRNYTIGDVITRFQRMHGRNVLQPMGWDAFGLPAENAAIKNQVPPAQWTYDNIAYMRGQLRSMGFAIDWSRELATCDPKYYRWNQWLFLRMRERGLAYKTTGTVNWDPVDQTVLANEQVIDGRGWRTGALVEKREVPMYYLRITDYAEELLAALDALPGWPERVRTMQANWIGKSEGVEIGFPYEGGVLKVFTTRADTLLGATYVAVAAEHPLALKAGAQNAKVAAFVEECRKGGVTEAELATQEKKGVPTGLFVRHPLTDEKLPVWVANYVLMGYGEGAVMAVPAHDQRDFEFARKHDLPLKVVVRPAESEAASASEMPAAFIEHGIIVNSSRYDGLTSEQAMDAIAVDLKAKGLGQKRTVYRLRDWGISRQRYWGCPIPLIHCARCGEVPVPDDQLPVVLPEDLAPDGSGNPLAKCEAFVNVACPKCGGPARRETDTLDTFVDSSWYFMRYACPDSDGAMVDRRVNYWLPVDQYIGGIEHAILHLLYSRFWTRVMRDLRLVKFSEPFTRLLTQGMVLNHIFFRKGAAGGISYFSPEDVEIARDADGRITGATLKADRRPVEYGGMGTMSKSKNNGVDPQALVDKYGADTVRLFMMFAAPPEQTLEWSEAGVEGAQRFLKRLWRAVAEHVNAGPAPRLDAAALNAAQRELRRQVHETTAKVGDDVGRRYTFNTAVAAVMELLNAVTRDADASAGGRAVRQEAFESIVLLLAPFAPHVCEALWQELGHAQSIMRVSWPQVDNAALVRESVEIVVQVNGKLRGRISVPAEAERKHVEQAALAEPNVRKYVEGKPVRKIIVVPGKLVNVVV, from the coding sequence ATGCAACTGCAATATCAGCCGCAGGAAATCGAATCCAACGCCCGCCGCATCTGGCAGGAAGGCGGTTTGTTTGACGCCGCCGAACGCGGCGACGGCGGAAAGTACTATTGCCTGTGCATGCTGCCCTACCCCAGCGGCCGCCTGCACATGGGGCATGTGCGCAATTACACCATCGGCGATGTGATTACCCGCTTCCAGCGCATGCATGGCCGCAACGTGTTGCAGCCCATGGGCTGGGATGCCTTCGGCCTGCCTGCCGAGAATGCCGCCATCAAGAACCAGGTGCCGCCGGCCCAATGGACTTACGACAACATTGCCTACATGCGCGGGCAGTTGCGGTCAATGGGTTTCGCGATTGACTGGTCGCGCGAGCTGGCCACCTGCGATCCGAAGTATTACCGCTGGAACCAGTGGCTGTTCCTGCGCATGCGCGAGCGCGGCCTGGCCTACAAGACCACGGGCACCGTCAACTGGGACCCGGTGGACCAGACGGTGCTCGCCAACGAGCAGGTGATTGACGGCCGCGGCTGGCGTACCGGCGCGCTCGTGGAAAAGCGCGAAGTGCCGATGTACTACCTGCGCATCACGGACTATGCGGAGGAACTCCTGGCTGCGCTCGACGCTCTGCCCGGCTGGCCGGAGCGTGTCAGGACCATGCAGGCCAACTGGATCGGCAAAAGCGAGGGCGTGGAAATCGGCTTTCCATACGAAGGCGGTGTGCTAAAGGTGTTCACCACGCGCGCTGATACTTTGCTGGGCGCCACTTACGTGGCCGTGGCGGCGGAGCATCCGCTGGCGCTCAAGGCTGGGGCACAGAATGCCAAGGTGGCCGCGTTCGTCGAGGAGTGCCGCAAGGGCGGTGTGACCGAAGCCGAACTCGCTACCCAGGAAAAGAAGGGTGTGCCGACCGGGCTGTTCGTCCGCCACCCGCTCACGGATGAAAAGCTCCCGGTGTGGGTGGCGAACTATGTGCTCATGGGCTACGGCGAAGGCGCGGTGATGGCGGTGCCCGCCCACGATCAGCGGGATTTCGAGTTCGCGCGCAAGCACGATCTGCCGCTCAAGGTGGTGGTGCGGCCGGCGGAGAGTGAAGCGGCGAGCGCTTCGGAGATGCCGGCGGCATTCATCGAACACGGCATCATCGTGAATTCCAGCCGCTATGACGGGCTGACATCGGAACAGGCCATGGATGCGATTGCCGTTGATCTGAAGGCCAAAGGCCTGGGACAGAAGCGCACGGTGTACCGGCTGCGCGACTGGGGCATTTCGCGCCAGCGTTACTGGGGATGCCCGATTCCGCTGATTCACTGCGCGCGCTGCGGTGAAGTGCCGGTGCCGGACGATCAGCTCCCGGTCGTATTGCCGGAAGACCTGGCGCCGGACGGCAGCGGCAATCCGCTTGCGAAGTGCGAAGCCTTCGTCAACGTTGCCTGTCCGAAGTGCGGCGGGCCGGCGCGACGCGAGACCGACACCTTGGACACCTTCGTGGATTCGTCCTGGTACTTCATGCGCTACGCCTGCCCCGACAGCGATGGCGCCATGGTGGACAGGCGCGTGAATTACTGGCTGCCGGTGGACCAGTACATCGGCGGCATCGAGCATGCCATCCTGCATCTGCTGTACTCGCGCTTCTGGACGCGCGTCATGCGCGACCTAAGGCTCGTGAAATTCTCCGAGCCGTTCACGCGTCTGCTGACGCAGGGCATGGTGCTGAACCATATCTTCTTCCGCAAGGGCGCGGCCGGCGGCATCAGCTATTTCAGCCCCGAGGATGTGGAGATTGCGCGTGACGCCGACGGCCGGATTACCGGCGCCACGCTGAAGGCCGACCGCCGGCCGGTCGAATACGGCGGCATGGGCACCATGTCCAAGTCGAAGAACAACGGCGTGGACCCGCAGGCGCTGGTGGACAAGTACGGCGCCGATACCGTGCGGCTGTTCATGATGTTCGCCGCGCCGCCCGAGCAGACGCTGGAGTGGTCTGAAGCAGGCGTCGAAGGCGCACAGCGTTTCCTGAAGCGGCTGTGGAGAGCAGTCGCCGAGCATGTGAACGCCGGGCCCGCGCCGCGGCTCGACGCCGCCGCTTTGAACGCCGCGCAGCGTGAGTTGCGCCGCCAGGTGCATGAAACGACAGCCAAGGTGGGCGACGACGTCGGTCGCCGCTATACCTTTAATACCGCGGTGGCGGCCGTCATGGAACTCCTGAACGCCGTGACGCGCGACGCCGACGCCAGTGCCGGCGGCCGTGCGGTCCGGCAGGAAGCCTTCGAGAGTATCGTGCTGTTGCTTGCGCCCTTTGCACCGCACGTCTGCGAAGCACTGTGGCAAGAGCTGGGCCACGCACAGTCCATCATGCGGGTGTCGTGGCCGCAGGTGGACAATGCGGCGCTGGTGCGCGAGAGTGTGGAAATCGTGGTGCAGGTCAACGGCAAGCTCCGTGGCCGCATCAGCGTGCCGGCCGAGGCGGAGCGCAAGCATGTGGAACAGGCCGCCTTGGCTGAGCCTAACGTGCGCAAGTACGTCGAGGGCAAACCGGTCAGGAAAATCATCGTGGTGCCGGGCAAACTGGTGAACGTGGTGGTGTGA
- a CDS encoding O-antigen ligase family protein, protein MAVKTDTQATTLPTQERKPQETIDSSSRGDIPLRWFTSILLLVFPTATLFVNRGDSYVLGFLTLIGIWVWLRDGARRWLDRPTALLWIAFVLFFAVALLSYLLGTQTDAGFRFLGRYLRFLLIAPVYLALRRYPPAAKTVFLGLALGALVSGILAALQFLHATIPIRVQATTGLSIIFGDLATTMVIGTVAGFGLMTISKHKWVIALLALCVAGGGVATLLSGTRGAWLPLLLLIPALVTAPSVFKRRYQLLIFVTIITIFSASYFIARTDTRVRLIDGFKNTINYFVALNTLDHSNLNSQSRFQCSNTQKFLAAWIDVGAANSSMLHAQVVNDATLIHNNICRLPYAVRIDNSGKSGLLRFDLPRVSQRGDGAQLSKILIKGSGMIRIGWSTSPPKEFNEVQYAPFILNEKAGAAFSISIYVPQKSVVKLVPLNNFFGEYTFSIADNSVGKRFEMWRAAWKMFLGHPLLGVGMGAYQMYSQRLILTDEIAPFVQDYDHPHNDYLNALASSGVAGFLALLAILVVPVVRFWRAVRSKDAVSHAIGLAGALTVLGFAIYALTDTIFLHSMMITWYVVYMALFYALQDVQANKLAKPPLPIP, encoded by the coding sequence GTGGCAGTAAAGACCGACACGCAAGCAACAACGCTGCCGACGCAGGAGCGTAAGCCGCAAGAAACGATTGACAGCAGTTCAAGGGGCGATATCCCGCTGCGCTGGTTCACCTCGATTCTGCTCTTGGTATTTCCAACCGCGACGCTGTTCGTGAATCGCGGCGACAGTTACGTGCTCGGGTTCCTGACCCTGATCGGGATTTGGGTGTGGTTGCGGGACGGCGCCCGCCGCTGGCTGGATCGGCCAACTGCGCTGCTCTGGATTGCGTTCGTGCTGTTCTTCGCGGTTGCCCTGCTGTCCTACCTTCTGGGCACGCAAACCGATGCCGGCTTTCGTTTTCTGGGGCGTTACCTGCGGTTCCTGCTGATCGCGCCGGTGTATCTTGCACTGCGCCGCTACCCGCCCGCGGCGAAAACCGTGTTCCTCGGGCTTGCCTTGGGCGCGCTGGTGAGCGGGATACTGGCGGCACTTCAATTCCTGCACGCGACGATCCCTATACGCGTGCAAGCTACGACCGGACTTTCGATCATCTTCGGCGATCTGGCCACCACTATGGTGATAGGTACGGTGGCAGGCTTTGGCTTAATGACGATTTCGAAACACAAATGGGTGATAGCGTTGTTGGCTTTGTGTGTGGCGGGTGGAGGGGTGGCCACCCTACTTTCCGGTACACGTGGTGCTTGGTTGCCTCTGCTATTGCTAATTCCAGCGTTAGTTACTGCACCTAGTGTTTTTAAGCGTCGTTATCAGTTGCTAATCTTCGTAACGATTATCACCATATTCTCAGCAAGCTACTTTATTGCGCGTACAGACACACGCGTACGGCTCATTGATGGCTTTAAAAATACAATAAATTATTTTGTTGCACTTAATACCCTCGACCATTCCAATCTGAATTCACAGTCACGGTTTCAATGCAGTAATACACAGAAATTTTTAGCAGCGTGGATAGATGTGGGAGCCGCAAATTCATCTATGCTACATGCGCAGGTCGTGAATGATGCAACACTGATCCATAACAATATATGCCGCTTGCCTTATGCAGTCAGGATTGACAATAGTGGTAAATCTGGATTGCTGAGATTCGATTTACCACGTGTATCACAGCGCGGCGATGGAGCTCAGCTAAGTAAAATTCTTATCAAAGGCAGCGGCATGATTAGGATTGGCTGGTCAACATCTCCTCCAAAAGAATTTAATGAAGTACAGTACGCGCCGTTTATTTTAAATGAAAAAGCAGGCGCCGCCTTTAGCATTAGTATTTATGTTCCACAAAAAAGTGTGGTTAAATTGGTGCCACTCAACAATTTTTTTGGTGAGTACACGTTTTCCATTGCTGATAATTCGGTAGGTAAGAGATTCGAAATGTGGCGCGCCGCATGGAAGATGTTTCTTGGGCATCCACTTCTCGGAGTGGGAATGGGGGCGTACCAGATGTACTCGCAACGCTTGATTCTGACCGACGAGATAGCTCCGTTTGTGCAAGATTATGATCATCCGCACAACGATTATCTGAATGCGCTCGCCAGTTCCGGTGTTGCAGGATTTCTGGCGTTGCTTGCCATTCTGGTCGTACCCGTTGTGCGCTTCTGGCGCGCAGTGCGTAGCAAGGATGCGGTGTCTCATGCGATCGGCCTGGCCGGCGCATTGACCGTGCTCGGATTCGCCATTTATGCTCTCACCGATACCATTTTTCTGCATTCCATGATGATTACCTGGTATGTCGTCTATATGGCGCTGTTCTACGCGTTGCAAGACGTGCAGGCCAACAAGTTGGCGAAACCACCCCTTCCGATACCATGA